Below is a genomic region from Bradyrhizobium sp. 1(2017).
GATCATCTCGGGGATGCCCGGCATCACCTGGTCGCGGGTGAGGACCTGCGCGCCCGATTGCATCAGCTCGGCGACGGTGCGGCCGTCGCGTGCGCCTTCGAGGATGAAATCGGAGATGATCGCGATCGCCTCGGGATGGTTGAGCTTGACGCCGCGGTCCAGCCTGCGCCGCGCCACGATGGCCGCCATCGAGATCAGAAGCTTGTCCTTTTCGCGGGGAGACAGATTCATGCGACATCTCTTCCGTTCAACGCATCAATTCAACCGGTCAATTCAGCCAGAGCCGCGGCAGGGCCGCACCGGTGCGCGCCAGCACGGCCATCATGTCGGCCCGCAACCGCGCCGCATCTTGGGCACAGAACCGCGCCATTGCAAAGCCATTCCACGCGGATATCCCGACCTCGCCGCAGAAGGATTCCGACGCCTCGCGGATGCGCTCGACCAGCGCCTCATCGCCGGGCACGATCAGCGCGGTGCCGATCGCGGCGCCGCCCTTGGCGACGGCGGATCGCCCGAGTTTCGCGCCGATATTGCCGTCGAGCCTGACGGTCTCGGCGAACACCAGCCTGCCGCCGCGCGATAGCCGCCAGCGGTCGACGAACTCGCCGTGCTCCATCCGCTCACCCATGGCGGCGCGGCCGAACACGACGATCTCGCAAAGCAGGAGCGAGGCGTTTTCGTCGAGCGCGATGTCGAAACGGCGGTGAACCCGGGCACGATCGAACAGGATGGTCTCCTGAGGCAACCAGGCAAGATGCGCCTCCGCGTCGACCCTCAAGACAATGCCGAGCTGCGCCGCGGCCCCGGGCGCACGATAGACCTTTTCGGCGGCTGCGGTCGTCAGCGTCAGCCGGGAGCCCCGGCCTGCTGCAATATCGATATCAAAACGGTCCCCGCCGGCGACCCCGCCGGCCGTATTGACGAACACGCCGGACAGCCCTTCGCCCTCCGGCGAGGGGAAGCGCACGCGCAACGAGCCGGATTCATGCAAGACCCCGCGACGCGTGATGCCATCGCGTGCGTGCACGTCGAAGCGCACCGCGCCGCGAGCGCGGTTCGCCTCGAAAACCCCCGATGTGACTGAAACGTCGCTGCGCATCGCCTCCCCAGCCGATCGCGGCCGAATGGCCTAAAGCGCCATCTGGCGGCTGATTTCGCTCGCGTCGAGATTGGAGCGGTCGCAGGTGAACTTCACCGCGCCGCGATCCATCACTGCGAAACTGTCGCCGAGTTCGCAGGCAAAGTCGAGATATTGTTCGACCAGCACGATGGCGATGTTGCCGAGATTGCGCAGATAGGAAATGGCGCGGCCGATGTCCTTGATGATCGAGGGCTGGATGCCCTCTGTCGGCTCGTCGAGCAACAGCAGCTTCGGCCGCATCACCAGCGCGCGGCCGATCGCGAGCTGCTGCTGCTGGCCACCGGAGAGGTCGCCGCCGCGCCGGCCCAGCATCGATTGCAGCACCGGAAACAGCGAGAACACGTCGTCCGGAATGTGCTTGTCCTCGCGCTTGAGCGGACCGAATCCGGTCTTCAGGTTCTCCTCGACCGTCAGCAGCGGGAAGATCTCGCGGCCCTGCGGGACGAAGCCGATGCCCTTGCGCGCGCGCTCATAGGGCTTCAGACCGGTGATATCGCTGCCGTCGAGCACGATCGCGCCCGAGGAGATCGGATACTGGCCGACCATGGCGCGCAGCAGCGAGGTCTTGCCGACGCCGTTGCGGCCGAGCACGCAAGTGACCTTGCCCGGCTCGGCCGAGATCGAGACGCCGCGCAGTGCCTGCGCCGCGCCGTAGAACAGGTTGATGTCCTTGACCTCAAGCATCGCTCAGCGTCCCAGATACACTTCGATGACCCGCTCGTTGGACGAGACCTGGTCGATGGTTCCTTCCGCGAGCACCGTGCCTTCGTGCAGGCAGGTGACCTTGACGCCGAGCTCGCGGACGAAAGTCATGTCGTGCTCCACGACCATCACGGTGTGGGTCTTGTTGATCTCTTTCAGAAGCTCGGCGGTGAGATGCGTCTCGACGTCGGTCATGCCTGCGACGGGCTCGTCGACGAGGAGCAGCTTCGGGTCCTGCGCCAGCAGCATGCCGATCTCGAGCCACTGCTTCTGGCCGTGGCTGAGGCTGCCAGCAAGCCGGTTGCGAGCCTCGGTGAGGCGGATCGTCTCCAGCACCTTGTCGATGCGCTCGGACTCCGCCCTGCTGCCGCGCCAGAACAGCGTGCCCCGGACCGAGTGGTCGACGTTGAGCGCCAGCAGCAGATTGTCCTGCACGGTCTGGCTCTCGAACACGGTCGGCTTCTGGAATTTGCGACCGATGCCCAGTTCCGCGATTCGGGTCTCGTCCAGCCGCGTCAGATCGGTGACGCCGTCGAACAGCACGGTGCCCTCGTCCGGCTTGGTCTTGCCAGTGATGATGTCCATCATCGTGGTCTTCCCAGCGCCGTTCGGGCCGATGATGGCGCGCATCTCGCCGGGTTCGAGCGTCAGCGACAAATTGTTGATGGCGTGGAAGCCGTCGAACGAGACGTGCACGCCGTCGAGATAGAGCATTGCGGAAGTCGCGCGGGTGTCCATGACGTTCATGACCGCTTACTCCGCCATCTTCGGTTGGGTGACGCCGTCTTCGGCGGCGGCGCTCACTGAAGCCGCGGCGCGCTTCTCCCTCGAGGAGTCCCACCAGGCATTGAAGGTGCCGACGATACCCTTGGGCAGCAGCAGCGTCACCAGGATGAACAGCGCGCCCAGCATGAACAGCCAGTACGGCGCCAGCATCCCCGAGGTGAAGAACGTCTTCGCGTAGTTGACGACGACGGCGCCGAGCGCTGCACCCACCAGCGTGCCGCGGCCGCCGACCGCGACCCAGATCACCGCCTCGATCGAATTGCCCGGGGCGAACTCGGATGGATTGATGATGCCGACCTGCGGCACGTAGAGCGCGCCGGCAACGCCGGCCATGCAGGCCGAGACCGTGAACACGAACAGCTTGTAGGATTCGACGCGATAGCCGAGGAAGCGCGTCCGCGATTCCGCGTCGCGGACCGCGATCAACACCTTGCCGAGCTTGGAGGAGACGATGGCGCGGCAGATCAGGAAGCCCACGATCAGCGCCAGGCAACTCAGTGCAAACAGCGCGGCACGGGTCCCCTCCGCCTGCACGTTGAAGCCCAGAATGTCCTTGAAGTCGGTCAGACCGTTATTGCCGCCAAAGCCGAAATCGTTGCGGAAAAAGGCGAGCAGCAACGCATAGGTCATCGCCTGCGTGATGATCGACAGGTACACGCCGGTGACGCGGGAGCGGAAGGCGAGCCAGCCGAAGCAGAATGCGAGCAGACCCGGCACGACCAGCACCATCAGCGCGGCGAACCAGAACATGTCGAAGCCGTACCAGTACCAGGGCAGCTTCTGCCAGTTCAGGAACACCATGAAGTCCGGCAGGATCGGATTGCCGTAGACGCCGCGGGTGCCGATCTGCCGCATCAGATACATGCCCATGGCATAGCCGCCGAGCGCGAAGAAGGCGCCGTGGCCGAGCGAGAGGATGCCGCAATAGCCCCAGATCAGGTCGATCGAGAGCGCCAGGATGGCGTAGCAGACATATTTGCCCCAGAGCGCGACCAGATAGGTCGGCACCTGCAGGAACGAGCCCGCCGGCAGCAGCAGGTTGGAGAGCGGGATGAGGATGCCGCAGGCCGCGACGACGGCAAGGAAGATCGTCGCGCTGCGGTCCAGCGATCGCGTCAGCATGTGTGGGGTCATGCTTCCACCGCACGGCCCTTGAGCGCGAACAGGCCGCGCGGCCGCTTTTGAATGAACAGGATGATGAGAACCAGGATCGCGATCTTGCCGAGCACCGCGCCGGCGACCGGCTCCAGGAATTTGTTGGCGATGCCGAGCGTGAAGGCGCCGACCAGCGTGCCCCAGAGATTGCCGACCCCGCCGAACACCACGACCATGAAGCTGTCGATGATGTAGCTCTGACCGAGATTGGGGCTGACATTATCGATCTGGGACAGCGCCACTCCGGCGATGCCGGCGATGCCCGAGCCGAGCCCGAAGGTGAGCGCGTCGACGCGCGAGGTGGCAATGCCCATCGAGGCCGCCATGCGGCGGTTCTGCGTCACCGCGCGCATCTCGAGGCCCAGTGCGGTGTAGCGCAGCATCGCGAGCAGGATCGCGAACACCGCGAGGGTGAAGCAGAGGATCCAGAGCCGGTTATAGGTGATGGTGATCTGGCCGAGCTCGAAGGCGCCGCTCATCCAGGAGGGATTGCCGACCTCGCGATTGGTCGGACCGAACATCGTGCGCACCGCCTGCTGCAGCACCAGCGACAGGCCCCAGGTCGCCAGCAGCGTCTCCAGCGGACGGCCATAGAGGAAGCGGATGATGCTGCGCTCGATCAGGACGCCGATGGCGCCGGCGACGAGGAAGGCGAGCGGCACGGCGATCAGCAGCGAATAGTCGAACAGGCCGGGATAGCGGGTGCGGATCACCTCCTGCACGACGAAGGTGGTGTAGGCGCCGATCATCACCATCTCGCCATGGGCCATGTTGATGACGCCCATCACGCCAAAGGTAATGGCGAGCCCGATCGCCGCGAGCAGCAGCACCGAGCCGAGCGAGAGGC
It encodes:
- a CDS encoding urease subunit gamma is translated as MNLSPREKDKLLISMAAIVARRRLDRGVKLNHPEAIAIISDFILEGARDGRTVAELMQSGAQVLTRDQVMPGIPEMIHDIQVEATFPDGTKLVTVHEPIR
- a CDS encoding urease accessory protein UreD — its product is MRSDVSVTSGVFEANRARGAVRFDVHARDGITRRGVLHESGSLRVRFPSPEGEGLSGVFVNTAGGVAGGDRFDIDIAAGRGSRLTLTTAAAEKVYRAPGAAAQLGIVLRVDAEAHLAWLPQETILFDRARVHRRFDIALDENASLLLCEIVVFGRAAMGERMEHGEFVDRWRLSRGGRLVFAETVRLDGNIGAKLGRSAVAKGGAAIGTALIVPGDEALVERIREASESFCGEVGISAWNGFAMARFCAQDAARLRADMMAVLARTGAALPRLWLN
- the urtE gene encoding urea ABC transporter ATP-binding subunit UrtE codes for the protein MLEVKDINLFYGAAQALRGVSISAEPGKVTCVLGRNGVGKTSLLRAMVGQYPISSGAIVLDGSDITGLKPYERARKGIGFVPQGREIFPLLTVEENLKTGFGPLKREDKHIPDDVFSLFPVLQSMLGRRGGDLSGGQQQQLAIGRALVMRPKLLLLDEPTEGIQPSIIKDIGRAISYLRNLGNIAIVLVEQYLDFACELGDSFAVMDRGAVKFTCDRSNLDASEISRQMAL
- the urtD gene encoding urea ABC transporter ATP-binding protein UrtD → MNVMDTRATSAMLYLDGVHVSFDGFHAINNLSLTLEPGEMRAIIGPNGAGKTTMMDIITGKTKPDEGTVLFDGVTDLTRLDETRIAELGIGRKFQKPTVFESQTVQDNLLLALNVDHSVRGTLFWRGSRAESERIDKVLETIRLTEARNRLAGSLSHGQKQWLEIGMLLAQDPKLLLVDEPVAGMTDVETHLTAELLKEINKTHTVMVVEHDMTFVRELGVKVTCLHEGTVLAEGTIDQVSSNERVIEVYLGR
- the urtC gene encoding urea ABC transporter permease subunit UrtC, whose amino-acid sequence is MTPHMLTRSLDRSATIFLAVVAACGILIPLSNLLLPAGSFLQVPTYLVALWGKYVCYAILALSIDLIWGYCGILSLGHGAFFALGGYAMGMYLMRQIGTRGVYGNPILPDFMVFLNWQKLPWYWYGFDMFWFAALMVLVVPGLLAFCFGWLAFRSRVTGVYLSIITQAMTYALLLAFFRNDFGFGGNNGLTDFKDILGFNVQAEGTRAALFALSCLALIVGFLICRAIVSSKLGKVLIAVRDAESRTRFLGYRVESYKLFVFTVSACMAGVAGALYVPQVGIINPSEFAPGNSIEAVIWVAVGGRGTLVGAALGAVVVNYAKTFFTSGMLAPYWLFMLGALFILVTLLLPKGIVGTFNAWWDSSREKRAAASVSAAAEDGVTQPKMAE
- the urtB gene encoding urea ABC transporter permease subunit UrtB — its product is MPAHLSARLRSLVLSLFLIAFALPAFAGPFEDAVAKFANDDFSDTDEAIGIVAGSGNKLAFPIISALQDGRLMADPDSKKVYITGTDGKSIDAATGEPVASVPDSASAVRLNNRLRRSVDAALGSLTLQSPDVGTRLQAAQSVFKSHEETALEAVDAALAKETNKSVKAALDEARAAILLYKSDATEVEKLEAVATLKARGDQETLALLTGMGDQPASVTKAAASAIGSIQSSLAVWSTVQNAWYGLSLGSVLLLAAIGLAITFGVMGVINMAHGEMVMIGAYTTFVVQEVIRTRYPGLFDYSLLIAVPLAFLVAGAIGVLIERSIIRFLYGRPLETLLATWGLSLVLQQAVRTMFGPTNREVGNPSWMSGAFELGQITITYNRLWILCFTLAVFAILLAMLRYTALGLEMRAVTQNRRMAASMGIATSRVDALTFGLGSGIAGIAGVALSQIDNVSPNLGQSYIIDSFMVVVFGGVGNLWGTLVGAFTLGIANKFLEPVAGAVLGKIAILVLIILFIQKRPRGLFALKGRAVEA